Below is a genomic region from Helicobacter pylori.
ACATCAAACGCTATAAAAACCCTGAAAACAAAGTTTTTTATAACCTTGCGCAAATCTGGCTCTTTAGCGATGACTTAGCCTATGATGAAAACAACCCCGATCAAGGCGCGTTTTATAGCGCTTCTTATTCGCCCATTTTCCAACGCTTTATTGAAGCCAATAAGTTAGATATTACCCCCCCCCCCCGAAAATCATCAAAATCATCAAAACCATCAATCGCTTGAAGAAATTCAAAAACGCGTCTTAAACGAATTTAACCTTAAAGACACCGACTACCTAAAACGCCCTAAAGACAGCCCCACAAACTCCCTTTTAACTTCGTTTTGCTCCAAAAAAAGGCTTTGCTTTATCCTAAAATACGGCATCAGTTTCCTAAAAGAAAAATCAGAGTTTAAAAAACACATTTGGCGTTATGCGCAGATGTTTGCGAGCTTGAATGTTTTAAAAGAATTACAAAAGCATTATGAAACTAACCCAAAAGATCCCCCAAAAGACCCCTTAAAAGGCATCATTTGGCACACGCAAGGCAGCGGTAAAACCGCCTTAACCTACCATTTAACCAAACTCATCAGAGACTTTTTTAGCCAATCCAACCTAAACAAAAAGACTAAATTTTATTTTATTGTGGATAGGTTGGATTTATTAGAACAAGCCAAAAACGAGTTTTTAAAAAGAGGCCTTCAAGCGCATGAGGCAGAAAATAAAGAGGACTTGAGCCAAAAATTAAAAAGCTCTAGCGTGTTTGAAAGCCTTCAAGGGAATGATGAAATCATCGTTGTGAATATCCAAAAATTCAAAGCCCCCAATGAAGACTCCTCTGATAGCACTCCTAAAGAAATTGTTTCTAAAACGGACTTGCAAGAATCCATTCAAAATAGCCACGATTTACAAAGGGTGTTTATCATAGATGAAGCCCACAGGAGCTACGATCCTAAAGGTTGTTTTTACGCTAATTTGATAGAATGCGACAAAAATGCGATTAAAATCGCTCTCACAGGCACGCCCCTGTTAGAAGACAACGCACAAGATAAAGCCACTAAAAAAACTTTTGGCAACTACTTTCACACCTATTCTTATGCAGAATCCATTAAAGACAGACACACCCTAAAACTCTTTTTAGAAACCATTGAAAAGAGCTACAAAGAAGAACTGCAAGAAATCTATCGCCTTTTACAAGAAAGCATCACTATTGAAGACATAGAGGTTAAAAAAGAAATGATCTTTAATGATGAGAAATACATTAAAGCCATGCTCTCTTATATCATTAGAGATTTATTGGATTTCAGGCGTTCGAATGGCAATGATAAACATTTAAAGGCTATGGTGGTTTGTTTTTCAAGCCAGCAAGCCAGATTAGCCAATTTGCTTTTTAATGAAGTCCAAGAAAAAATCTTACAAGAAAACCCTAACCTGCAAATTTTAAACAAACTCAAATCCAGCCTGATTTTGCATGACGAACAAGAAGTTAAAGAAAAGATTTATTCTTTCAAACATGAAGATACGGATATAGCCTTTGTGTTTAACATGCTTTTAACCGGCTTTGATTTACCCAATCTCAAGCGCCTTTATATCCACAGAGAGTTAAAAGATCACAATTTACTCCAAGCCCTAGCCAGAGTGAATCGCCCCTATAACAACATGTCTTTTGGCTACCTTATAGATTTTGTAGGGATTGAAGAAAATTTTGACAAAACGACTGATGATTATTTGAAAGAATTAAACCGATTCAATCAAAGCGATGCCAACAGCGATTTTAATATCAAAGACATTTTTGCGGATCGTGAGGTTTTAGAAAAAGACATTAAAAACGCCTATAATGATCTTTTTGATTACCCCATTGACAATATAGAGGGCATGACTAGCGCCATTGTCAATATGAGCGGAATTAACGAGTTACAAAAAGTCTCACACGCTATTAAAACGCTCAAAGAGCGCTACAATTTAATCCGCACTTCTATTGATGAAACAATCCTTTCACTAAAAGAAAAAATTGATATTGAAAAGATCAATAAAATCTCTTTCATGCTCAGCCAAAAAGCCAAACAACTCCATGCATTAAAAAATATCAATGAGCCTAAAAACCCCAACGATTTAATCATTTTAGAAGACCTCATCGCTCTTTTAGACTTTAAAATAGCGTTTAAAGAACGCAAAGAATTACACTTTAAAGAAAGCGAAGAAATTAGCGCCAAACAAAAGCAAGTTAAAGAGATTTTAGAAAAAATCCCGGATCAAAAAGATAAAGAAATCCAAAAGATTTATAAAGAACTTTCAAAACTGCTCCAAACGCCCGCAACAAGCCAGAATTTTGATGGGATTTCTCATTCTTATAGCGCGATCATTTCACAACTCAAACAACACAACCAACAAACCACCCACTTATTAAATAAATACGATAATAATTTAGCTTATGCGATCACGCATAAGCGCCTTATGGAAGAAAACATTTCTGACCCAGTGGGAATTTTCACGCTTTTAAGCGTGTTAAAAAGCGCTATTGATGATCGTATTTCTAAGCGTCAAGAAATCTTAAACGAAGAAGATTACCTAAAAAATGCCATAAAACTAGAATTAAGGAACGCCTTCAAAGAAAACCCCTCCTTAAAAGATTTAGAAAA
It encodes:
- a CDS encoding DEAD/DEAH box helicase family protein, producing MFASLNVLKELQKHYETNPKDPPKDPLKGIIWHTQGSGKTALTYHLTKLIRDFFSQSNLNKKTKFYFIVDRLDLLEQAKNEFLKRGLQAHEAENKEDLSQKLKSSSVFESLQGNDEIIVVNIQKFKAPNEDSSDSTPKEIVSKTDLQESIQNSHDLQRVFIIDEAHRSYDPKGCFYANLIECDKNAIKIALTGTPLLEDNAQDKATKKTFGNYFHTYSYAESIKDRHTLKLFLETIEKSYKEELQEIYRLLQESITIEDIEVKKEMIFNDEKYIKAMLSYIIRDLLDFRRSNGNDKHLKAMVVCFSSQQARLANLLFNEVQEKILQENPNLQILNKLKSSLILHDEQEVKEKIYSFKHEDTDIAFVFNMLLTGFDLPNLKRLYIHRELKDHNLLQALARVNRPYNNMSFGYLIDFVGIEENFDKTTDDYLKELNRFNQSDANSDFNIKDIFADREVLEKDIKNAYNDLFDYPIDNIEGMTSAIVNMSGINELQKVSHAIKTLKERYNLIRTSIDETILSLKEKIDIEKINKISFMLSQKAKQLHALKNINEPKNPNDLIILEDLIALLDFKIAFKERKELHFKESEEISAKQKQVKEILEKIPDQKDKEIQKIYKELSKLLQTPATSQNFDGISHSYSAIISQLKQHNQQTTHLLNKYDNNLAYAITHKRLMEENISDPVGIFTLLSVLKSAIDDRISKRQEILNEEDYLKNAIKLELRNAFKENPSLKDLEKEKEFIIQTLFNELQNHHQGNLNA